A genomic region of Elephas maximus indicus isolate mEleMax1 chromosome 10, mEleMax1 primary haplotype, whole genome shotgun sequence contains the following coding sequences:
- the SLC25A29 gene encoding mitochondrial basic amino acids transporter isoform X2 — protein MALDFLAGCAGGVAGVLVGHPFDTVKVRLQVQNVAKPQYRGTAHCFQSIIRQESVLGLYKGLGSPLMGLTFINALVFGVQGNTLRALGRDTPLNQFLAGAAAGAIQCIICCPMELAKTRLQLQDAGPARTYKGSLDCLVQIYRHEGLRGVNRGMVSTLLRETPSFGVYFLTYDVLTRTLGCEPGDRLLVPKLLLAGGTSGIMSWLSTYPVDVVKSRLQADGLRGTPRYCGILDCVRQSYQAEGWRVFTRGLASTLLRAFPVNAATFATVTVVLTYARGEETRLDGEAVPGAAPAAPALAQPSSL, from the exons GTGCGGCTGCAGGTACAGAATGTGGCAAAGCCCCAGTACCGAGGGACGGCGCACTGTTTCCAGTCCATCATCCGCCAGGAGAGT GTGCTGGGCTTATACAAGGGCCTGGGCTCGCCCCTCATGGGGCTCACCTTCATCAACGCACTGGTGTTTGGTGTTCAGGGCAACACGCTCCGTGCCCTGGGCCGTGACACGCCACTGAACCAGTTTCTGGCAGGTGCGGCAGCAGGTGCCATTCAGTGCATCATCTGCTGCCCGATGGAGCTGGCCAAGACGCGGCTGCAGCTGCAGGACGCAGGCCCTGCGCGCACCTACAAGGGCTCCCTGGACTGCCTGGTGCAGATCTACCGGCACGAGGGCCTGCGCGGCGTCAACCGCGGCATGGTGTCCACACTGCTGCGTGAGACGCCCAGCTTCGGCGTCTACTTCCTCACCTACGACGTGCTGACGCGCACGCTGGGCTGTGAGCCGGGCGACCGCCTGCTGGTGCCCAAGCTGCTGCTGGCGGGTGGCACGTCAGGCATCATGTCCTGGCTCTCCACTTACCCGGTGGATGTGGTCAAGTCACGGCTGCAGGCCGACGGACTGCGGGGCACCCCGCGCTACTGCGGCATCCTGGACTGTGTGCGCCAGAGCTACCAGGCCGAGGGCTGGCGCGTCTTCACGCGGGGGCTGGCCTCCACGCTGTTGCGTGCCTTCCCGGTCAACGCCGCCACCTTCGCCACCGTCACCGTGGTGCTCACCTACGCGCGGGGTGAGGAGACCCGGCTCGACGGTGAGGCTGTGCCCGGGGCCGCCCCGGCAGCACCCGCCCTGGCCCAGCCCTCCAGCCTGTGA
- the SLC25A29 gene encoding mitochondrial basic amino acids transporter isoform X6: MPHPGKPSAAAGTECGKAPVPRDGALFPVHHPPGECAAAGAIQCIICCPMELAKTRLQLQDAGPARTYKGSLDCLVQIYRHEGLRGVNRGMVSTLLRETPSFGVYFLTYDVLTRTLGCEPGDRLLVPKLLLAGGTSGIMSWLSTYPVDVVKSRLQADGLRGTPRYCGILDCVRQSYQAEGWRVFTRGLASTLLRAFPVNAATFATVTVVLTYARGEETRLDGEAVPGAAPAAPALAQPSSL; the protein is encoded by the exons GTGCGGCTGCAGGTACAGAATGTGGCAAAGCCCCAGTACCGAGGGACGGCGCACTGTTTCCAGTCCATCATCCGCCAGGAGAGT GTGCGGCAGCAGGTGCCATTCAGTGCATCATCTGCTGCCCGATGGAGCTGGCCAAGACGCGGCTGCAGCTGCAGGACGCAGGCCCTGCGCGCACCTACAAGGGCTCCCTGGACTGCCTGGTGCAGATCTACCGGCACGAGGGCCTGCGCGGCGTCAACCGCGGCATGGTGTCCACACTGCTGCGTGAGACGCCCAGCTTCGGCGTCTACTTCCTCACCTACGACGTGCTGACGCGCACGCTGGGCTGTGAGCCGGGCGACCGCCTGCTGGTGCCCAAGCTGCTGCTGGCGGGTGGCACGTCAGGCATCATGTCCTGGCTCTCCACTTACCCGGTGGATGTGGTCAAGTCACGGCTGCAGGCCGACGGACTGCGGGGCACCCCGCGCTACTGCGGCATCCTGGACTGTGTGCGCCAGAGCTACCAGGCCGAGGGCTGGCGCGTCTTCACGCGGGGGCTGGCCTCCACGCTGTTGCGTGCCTTCCCGGTCAACGCCGCCACCTTCGCCACCGTCACCGTGGTGCTCACCTACGCGCGGGGTGAGGAGACCCGGCTCGACGGTGAGGCTGTGCCCGGGGCCGCCCCGGCAGCACCCGCCCTGGCCCAGCCCTCCAGCCTGTGA
- the SLC25A29 gene encoding mitochondrial basic amino acids transporter isoform X4, producing the protein MGLTFINALVFGVQGNTLRALGRDTPLNQFLAGAAAGAIQCIICCPMELAKTRLQLQDAGPARTYKGSLDCLVQIYRHEGLRGVNRGMVSTLLRETPSFGVYFLTYDVLTRTLGCEPGDRLLVPKLLLAGGTSGIMSWLSTYPVDVVKSRLQADGLRGTPRYCGILDCVRQSYQAEGWRVFTRGLASTLLRAFPVNAATFATVTVVLTYARGEETRLDGEAVPGAAPAAPALAQPSSL; encoded by the coding sequence ATGGGGCTCACCTTCATCAACGCACTGGTGTTTGGTGTTCAGGGCAACACGCTCCGTGCCCTGGGCCGTGACACGCCACTGAACCAGTTTCTGGCAGGTGCGGCAGCAGGTGCCATTCAGTGCATCATCTGCTGCCCGATGGAGCTGGCCAAGACGCGGCTGCAGCTGCAGGACGCAGGCCCTGCGCGCACCTACAAGGGCTCCCTGGACTGCCTGGTGCAGATCTACCGGCACGAGGGCCTGCGCGGCGTCAACCGCGGCATGGTGTCCACACTGCTGCGTGAGACGCCCAGCTTCGGCGTCTACTTCCTCACCTACGACGTGCTGACGCGCACGCTGGGCTGTGAGCCGGGCGACCGCCTGCTGGTGCCCAAGCTGCTGCTGGCGGGTGGCACGTCAGGCATCATGTCCTGGCTCTCCACTTACCCGGTGGATGTGGTCAAGTCACGGCTGCAGGCCGACGGACTGCGGGGCACCCCGCGCTACTGCGGCATCCTGGACTGTGTGCGCCAGAGCTACCAGGCCGAGGGCTGGCGCGTCTTCACGCGGGGGCTGGCCTCCACGCTGTTGCGTGCCTTCCCGGTCAACGCCGCCACCTTCGCCACCGTCACCGTGGTGCTCACCTACGCGCGGGGTGAGGAGACCCGGCTCGACGGTGAGGCTGTGCCCGGGGCCGCCCCGGCAGCACCCGCCCTGGCCCAGCCCTCCAGCCTGTGA
- the SLC25A29 gene encoding mitochondrial basic amino acids transporter isoform X3: MSVCLILESLVRLQVQNVAKPQYRGTAHCFQSIIRQESVLGLYKGLGSPLMGLTFINALVFGVQGNTLRALGRDTPLNQFLAGAAAGAIQCIICCPMELAKTRLQLQDAGPARTYKGSLDCLVQIYRHEGLRGVNRGMVSTLLRETPSFGVYFLTYDVLTRTLGCEPGDRLLVPKLLLAGGTSGIMSWLSTYPVDVVKSRLQADGLRGTPRYCGILDCVRQSYQAEGWRVFTRGLASTLLRAFPVNAATFATVTVVLTYARGEETRLDGEAVPGAAPAAPALAQPSSL, from the exons GTGCGGCTGCAGGTACAGAATGTGGCAAAGCCCCAGTACCGAGGGACGGCGCACTGTTTCCAGTCCATCATCCGCCAGGAGAGT GTGCTGGGCTTATACAAGGGCCTGGGCTCGCCCCTCATGGGGCTCACCTTCATCAACGCACTGGTGTTTGGTGTTCAGGGCAACACGCTCCGTGCCCTGGGCCGTGACACGCCACTGAACCAGTTTCTGGCAGGTGCGGCAGCAGGTGCCATTCAGTGCATCATCTGCTGCCCGATGGAGCTGGCCAAGACGCGGCTGCAGCTGCAGGACGCAGGCCCTGCGCGCACCTACAAGGGCTCCCTGGACTGCCTGGTGCAGATCTACCGGCACGAGGGCCTGCGCGGCGTCAACCGCGGCATGGTGTCCACACTGCTGCGTGAGACGCCCAGCTTCGGCGTCTACTTCCTCACCTACGACGTGCTGACGCGCACGCTGGGCTGTGAGCCGGGCGACCGCCTGCTGGTGCCCAAGCTGCTGCTGGCGGGTGGCACGTCAGGCATCATGTCCTGGCTCTCCACTTACCCGGTGGATGTGGTCAAGTCACGGCTGCAGGCCGACGGACTGCGGGGCACCCCGCGCTACTGCGGCATCCTGGACTGTGTGCGCCAGAGCTACCAGGCCGAGGGCTGGCGCGTCTTCACGCGGGGGCTGGCCTCCACGCTGTTGCGTGCCTTCCCGGTCAACGCCGCCACCTTCGCCACCGTCACCGTGGTGCTCACCTACGCGCGGGGTGAGGAGACCCGGCTCGACGGTGAGGCTGTGCCCGGGGCCGCCCCGGCAGCACCCGCCCTGGCCCAGCCCTCCAGCCTGTGA
- the SLC25A29 gene encoding mitochondrial basic amino acids transporter isoform X1 yields the protein MTDSTSGKFPPAHSCRAYGSRTDISNKELGHGQGSQEAGPDQCPQAQIADIGSQGDGQLSCQRFLYLTDDRCPEEGLWAGTKQEFRGARCCAGSPCCGQVRLQVQNVAKPQYRGTAHCFQSIIRQESVLGLYKGLGSPLMGLTFINALVFGVQGNTLRALGRDTPLNQFLAGAAAGAIQCIICCPMELAKTRLQLQDAGPARTYKGSLDCLVQIYRHEGLRGVNRGMVSTLLRETPSFGVYFLTYDVLTRTLGCEPGDRLLVPKLLLAGGTSGIMSWLSTYPVDVVKSRLQADGLRGTPRYCGILDCVRQSYQAEGWRVFTRGLASTLLRAFPVNAATFATVTVVLTYARGEETRLDGEAVPGAAPAAPALAQPSSL from the exons atgacTGATTCTACTTCAGGAAAGTTTCCTCCTGCCCACAGCTGCAGAGCCTATGGATCCAGAACAGACATAAGCAACAAAGAGCTTGGACATGGCCAAGGCTCTCAGGAGGCTGGGCCTGACCAGTGTCCCCAAGCCCAGATTGCTGACATAGGTTCCCAAGGAGATGGCCAGCTGTCCTGCCAGCGCTTTCTTTATTTAACTGATGACCGCTGTCCTGAGGAGGGGCTCTGGGCAGGAACCAAGCAGGAGTTCCGTGGAGCCCGTTGCTGTGCTGGGAGCCCCTGCTGTGGACAG GTGCGGCTGCAGGTACAGAATGTGGCAAAGCCCCAGTACCGAGGGACGGCGCACTGTTTCCAGTCCATCATCCGCCAGGAGAGT GTGCTGGGCTTATACAAGGGCCTGGGCTCGCCCCTCATGGGGCTCACCTTCATCAACGCACTGGTGTTTGGTGTTCAGGGCAACACGCTCCGTGCCCTGGGCCGTGACACGCCACTGAACCAGTTTCTGGCAGGTGCGGCAGCAGGTGCCATTCAGTGCATCATCTGCTGCCCGATGGAGCTGGCCAAGACGCGGCTGCAGCTGCAGGACGCAGGCCCTGCGCGCACCTACAAGGGCTCCCTGGACTGCCTGGTGCAGATCTACCGGCACGAGGGCCTGCGCGGCGTCAACCGCGGCATGGTGTCCACACTGCTGCGTGAGACGCCCAGCTTCGGCGTCTACTTCCTCACCTACGACGTGCTGACGCGCACGCTGGGCTGTGAGCCGGGCGACCGCCTGCTGGTGCCCAAGCTGCTGCTGGCGGGTGGCACGTCAGGCATCATGTCCTGGCTCTCCACTTACCCGGTGGATGTGGTCAAGTCACGGCTGCAGGCCGACGGACTGCGGGGCACCCCGCGCTACTGCGGCATCCTGGACTGTGTGCGCCAGAGCTACCAGGCCGAGGGCTGGCGCGTCTTCACGCGGGGGCTGGCCTCCACGCTGTTGCGTGCCTTCCCGGTCAACGCCGCCACCTTCGCCACCGTCACCGTGGTGCTCACCTACGCGCGGGGTGAGGAGACCCGGCTCGACGGTGAGGCTGTGCCCGGGGCCGCCCCGGCAGCACCCGCCCTGGCCCAGCCCTCCAGCCTGTGA
- the SLC25A29 gene encoding mitochondrial basic amino acids transporter isoform X5 has translation MTAVLRRGSGQEPSRSSVEPVAVLGAPAVDRYLVEPSGAAAGTECGKAPVPRDGALFPVHHPPGECAAAGAIQCIICCPMELAKTRLQLQDAGPARTYKGSLDCLVQIYRHEGLRGVNRGMVSTLLRETPSFGVYFLTYDVLTRTLGCEPGDRLLVPKLLLAGGTSGIMSWLSTYPVDVVKSRLQADGLRGTPRYCGILDCVRQSYQAEGWRVFTRGLASTLLRAFPVNAATFATVTVVLTYARGEETRLDGEAVPGAAPAAPALAQPSSL, from the exons ATGACCGCTGTCCTGAGGAGGGGCTCTGGGCAGGAACCAAGCAGGAGTTCCGTGGAGCCCGTTGCTGTGCTGGGAGCCCCTGCTGTGGACAGGTACCTGGTGGAGCCATCAG GTGCGGCTGCAGGTACAGAATGTGGCAAAGCCCCAGTACCGAGGGACGGCGCACTGTTTCCAGTCCATCATCCGCCAGGAGAGT GTGCGGCAGCAGGTGCCATTCAGTGCATCATCTGCTGCCCGATGGAGCTGGCCAAGACGCGGCTGCAGCTGCAGGACGCAGGCCCTGCGCGCACCTACAAGGGCTCCCTGGACTGCCTGGTGCAGATCTACCGGCACGAGGGCCTGCGCGGCGTCAACCGCGGCATGGTGTCCACACTGCTGCGTGAGACGCCCAGCTTCGGCGTCTACTTCCTCACCTACGACGTGCTGACGCGCACGCTGGGCTGTGAGCCGGGCGACCGCCTGCTGGTGCCCAAGCTGCTGCTGGCGGGTGGCACGTCAGGCATCATGTCCTGGCTCTCCACTTACCCGGTGGATGTGGTCAAGTCACGGCTGCAGGCCGACGGACTGCGGGGCACCCCGCGCTACTGCGGCATCCTGGACTGTGTGCGCCAGAGCTACCAGGCCGAGGGCTGGCGCGTCTTCACGCGGGGGCTGGCCTCCACGCTGTTGCGTGCCTTCCCGGTCAACGCCGCCACCTTCGCCACCGTCACCGTGGTGCTCACCTACGCGCGGGGTGAGGAGACCCGGCTCGACGGTGAGGCTGTGCCCGGGGCCGCCCCGGCAGCACCCGCCCTGGCCCAGCCCTCCAGCCTGTGA